CGAGCGTGAAACGGGTCAACCGGTCGAGCGGCTTGTAGTCGGTGGGGGGATTGGTGTTGTAGAGGATCTGGTACGAAACCCGCGTGGAAAGCTTCTTGCTCACCTGAAACGAAAGCGCGCTCAGCGTCGTGACGTTGACATTCCCGTCGCCCGAAAGGGCCGAGGCGTCCTCGCTGAAGGTGAGGTAGGGCGCGATCTTCCAGCTGCCCGACAGCGCGGTCAGCACGGTCAGGGTATCGGCGGTGGGCTGGTCGATATAGTCGGTGCGCCGCCAGGCCGGGCCCGCCTTGAGGTCGAGCGTGAGGCGCGGGGTGCGGACCAGCTTGAAGCCCGCGCCGCCCGAGAGCGAGACTTGCGAGGTGAACCCGGCAAACCGGTCGCGCAGGACTTGCGCGCTGCCGTAGACGAACAGGCGCTGGTTGAGGCGATAGTCGGATTCGACCCCCAGTTGCATCTGGTTCTTGTCGGTCGCGCCGTCGGTCTTGTCATAATCGACCAGCGCCGAAAGCTTGTGCGTCCAGCGCCAGCCTTCCTTGCTCAGCTTGAGCCCCACGGTCAGCGAGACAGTATCGGTATTGCCCGAAGATTGCGTGCCCCCGATCTGTCCTTCGCCCTTCCACCCGCGCAGCCAGGGCTGCCTGCGCAGCTTTTCCACGCGCGCGGCGGCCACTGCCTTGGTGTTTTCGCCGACCATGCAGTCGATTTGCGCGGCATCTTCGGGGCTGGCCTGCTTGATGTAGCGGGCCACGGTGGCGATGTCCCCGGCATTGCCGCTGGCCAGCGCGGCCTCGATCATCTTGCGCAAGGGCTCGGCCATGGTGCGGGGGCCTGCGCTGTAGGGGGCTGTGCAGGCATCGCCTGCGGTGCTCCCTGCGTCCTGCCCGTGTGCCTGCCCCGTCCAAACAGCAAGCAATCCCAATGCGGTAATCGAATGGCCGGCCCTGTGCACGCTGTCTCCTGGCTGATCGTCTGGGGCCCCCGTTTTGCATTCTGGAATGTCGGAGGCAACCTGGATGCGATCAGTGGGCCGGATGCGATCAGCAGGCCGGATGCGATCAGCGGGAACAGAGCTCTGGCTGCTGTGCGGGGAGGGCCCTGGTCGAAAGCAGGGCATAGACCGTGCCGCTCACCGCAAAGCCGACAAACCAGGCATAGGGATAGAGCGCGGTAAGCGGGGCGGGAATGGCCGGGGCCATGGCCGGGGCCACGGCTGCGAGGAAACCGGGCAGGCTGGGAGCGATCCCGATCAGCAGGGCAGCCAGGGCCGCCGGGTTCAGGCCGCCGCGATAGGTATATTCGCCATGTTCGTCGTAGAGCGCATGGGTGTCGATGCGGCCGCGGCGAACCACCCAGTAGTCGATCAGGATGATGCTGCCGATCGGCCCGAGCAGCGCCGAGTAGCCGATCAACCAGGTGAAGATATAGCCCGAACTCGTCGCCACCAGCTTCCACGGCATGATCACCACGCCGATCACCGCCGTGATCATCGCGCCGCCGCGATAGCTGACATGGCGCGGCCAGATCGCGGAAAAATCATAGGCCGGGCCGACCAGATTGGCGGCGATGTTGCACGAGACAGTGTCGATCGAAATGATCAGCAGCCCCACCAGCACCGGCCATCCGGTCATCCGGTCGGCCAGCACGAGCGGATCGTGGATCGCCAAGCCATAGACGGTCGTCGTCGCAAAGCCGGTCACGATGCTCACCAGGCCGAGCAGGGCCATCGGCACCGGCAGGCCGAGCGCCTGCCCCACCATCTGGTCGCGCGGGGAGCGGGCAAAGCGGGTGAAGTCGGGGATGTTGAGCGACAGCGTGGCCCAGAAGCCGACCATCGCCGTTACCCCCGGCACGAACAGCGCCCAGAACGACTGACCGCCTGCCGCACTCCCCCCGGCCATGATGATCCGCGAAACCGTGGCGCCGATTCCGCCCAGCCGATCGATCGCCCAGACGAACAGCGCCAGCAGCAGGGCGACTTTGGCCGGGGCGGTCCATGTCTCGAACCGGCGCACTGCGCGCATGCCTTTGGTGACCACCACCAGTTGCAGCGCCCAGAACAGCAGGAATGCGAGCAGTTCGAACGCCGAAATGCCCGCCACCGGCAAAGGGGGGCCTTTGAGATCGCCCAGGCCGATCCGCCGCCCCAGCACCAGCAGCGTGTTGCCGCCGACCCAGGTCTGGATGCCATACCAGCCACAGGCCACGATCGCGCGGGCGAAGGCGGCGATCTTGGCCCCGCTCGTGCCGAACGAGGCCCGCGCCAGCACGGCAAAGGGAATGCCATAGCGCGCGCCGGCATGGCCGATCAGCGCCATCGGGATCAGGACGATGAGATTGCCCAGCAGGATGGCCGCGATGGCCGCCAGTGGCGACAGGCCCTGATCCATCAGTCCGCCCGCCAGCAGGTAGGCCGGGATGCAGATGACCATGCCCAGCCACAGGAACGTGTAATGGCCCCAGACCCAGTCCCGCTCGCCCGGAGGCGAGGGGATCAGGTCGTCGTTGCTCAGTGCCGAGCTGGTGTCGCTCATGCGTCCGGTCCTGTCGGGCTGTGTCATGGCCGTTTCCCGTCAGGCAGGCAGGGTTGCCAGCCAGTCGAGCACGGCC
The genomic region above belongs to Novosphingobium sp. IK01 and contains:
- a CDS encoding DUF481 domain-containing protein; the encoded protein is MAEPLRKMIEAALASGNAGDIATVARYIKQASPEDAAQIDCMVGENTKAVAAARVEKLRRQPWLRGWKGEGQIGGTQSSGNTDTVSLTVGLKLSKEGWRWTHKLSALVDYDKTDGATDKNQMQLGVESDYRLNQRLFVYGSAQVLRDRFAGFTSQVSLSGGAGFKLVRTPRLTLDLKAGPAWRRTDYIDQPTADTLTVLTALSGSWKIAPYLTFSEDASALSGDGNVNVTTLSALSFQVSKKLSTRVSYQILYNTNPPTDYKPLDRLTRFTL
- a CDS encoding NCS1 family nucleobase:cation symporter-1; the protein is MSDTSSALSNDDLIPSPPGERDWVWGHYTFLWLGMVICIPAYLLAGGLMDQGLSPLAAIAAILLGNLIVLIPMALIGHAGARYGIPFAVLARASFGTSGAKIAAFARAIVACGWYGIQTWVGGNTLLVLGRRIGLGDLKGPPLPVAGISAFELLAFLLFWALQLVVVTKGMRAVRRFETWTAPAKVALLLALFVWAIDRLGGIGATVSRIIMAGGSAAGGQSFWALFVPGVTAMVGFWATLSLNIPDFTRFARSPRDQMVGQALGLPVPMALLGLVSIVTGFATTTVYGLAIHDPLVLADRMTGWPVLVGLLIISIDTVSCNIAANLVGPAYDFSAIWPRHVSYRGGAMITAVIGVVIMPWKLVATSSGYIFTWLIGYSALLGPIGSIILIDYWVVRRGRIDTHALYDEHGEYTYRGGLNPAALAALLIGIAPSLPGFLAAVAPAMAPAIPAPLTALYPYAWFVGFAVSGTVYALLSTRALPAQQPELCSR